The following are encoded in a window of Salvia hispanica cultivar TCC Black 2014 unplaced genomic scaffold, UniMelb_Shisp_WGS_1.0 HiC_scaffold_45, whole genome shotgun sequence genomic DNA:
- the LOC125199305 gene encoding receptor-like protein 36 produces MGLVGTIPPEIGNISSLVSLDMNDNSFHGPLPVSIFNMSNLEVLSLRNNSLSSSLPLDMCIHNLDRLKILRISYNEMYGNIPSSLEQCSQLEYLSLYNNKFDGIVPRELGNLTKLQTLYIDANKLTGDIPEEIGRLTNLKSSDMSSNKLKGSLPATLFGMPSLQYVDFASNELSGPLSPQIGNMTSLLRIGLEYNNLTGEIPKEIGLLTDFERLSMCCNNISGLVPRELGNMTAMVGIYLSSNALSGPIPSAIGNMSELDYLVLPHNKLIGEIPLSICDLRLLTLLHLADNHLEGQIPKCLGNFNSTLLALNLGQNQITALQSTFVKGCSLQALILYGNKLEGITQSLINCQRLESIDFGDNEIRGAFPFWMEAFPQLRVLILRSNKLNGTMLEASKTEHPFPKLQVLDISRNAFVGSLPDRYFKNCEGMIDAKDNLTRVGKDRLQTYLDLGVILKGLDQELKRLLDTFTMIDLSSNRFSGNIPVSIGNLNSLRYLNLSSNTLTGEIPVSLGNISILESLDLSWNRLSGKIPSDLTGLTFLSKLNLSMNNFVGPIPQSKQFSTFQNDSYIGNLGLCGVPLAKQCETTDGKSVFPPQEDDDDESGFIDGFGWRSVVLGYGCGFVVGIGVGYMIIRSGRPRWLVDFFFGAGYSNSKMKRRNRAKATTRRR; encoded by the exons ATGGGTCTTGTTGGAACCATCCCACCAGAAATCGGAAATATTTCTTCTCTCGTTTCTTTAGACATGAACGACAACTCTTTTCATGGTCCTCTTCCCGTGTCTATCTTTAACATGTCAAATTTAGAAGTCTTGAGTTTGAGGAATAATAGTTTGTCTAGTAGTCTACCTCTTGATATGTGCATACACAATCTTGATCGACTCAAGATTCTTCGTATTTCTTACAACGAGATGTATGGGAATATACCATCGAGTTTGGAGCAGTGTTCGCAGCTCGAGTATCTTTCTTTGtacaacaacaaatttgaTGGAATAGTGCCAAGGGAACTTGGGAACTTGACCAAGCTTCAAACGTTGTACATTGATGCAAATAAGTTGACAG GTGATATTCCAGAGGAGATTGGTCGTCTAACGAATTTAAAAAGTTCGGACATGAgttccaacaaattaaaaggcTCATTGCCTGCAACTCTCTTCGGCATGCCATCCTTGCAATATGTTGACTTTGCTTCCAATGAACTAAGTGGACCATTATCACCACAAATTGGAAACATGACATCCCTTCTCAGAATAGGCCTTGAATATAATAATCTAACTG GTGAAATTCCAAAAGAGATCGGTCTTCTTACCGATTTCGAGCGATTGAGCATGTGTTGCAacaatattagtggtttagtGCCAAGAGAACTTGGGAACATGACAGCCATGGTTGGTATATACCTTTCCAGTAATGCTTTAAGTG gTCCAATACCTTCCGCCATTGGGAATATGTCAGAGCTGGattatttagtactccctcatAACAAACTAATTGGAGAGATTCCATTATCCATTTGCGACTTGAGATTACTGACACTCCTCCATTTAGCAGACAATCATTTGGAAGGACAGATTCCAAAGTGCTTGGGAAACTTCAATAGTACATTGTTGGCTCTTAATTTAGGTCAAAACCAAATCACAGCCCTTCAATCCACATTTGTAAAAGGTTGCAGTCTTCAGGCCCTTATTCTGTATGGCAATAAGTTGGAAGGAATAACACAGTCCCTAATCAACTGCCAACGCTTGGAGAGCATTGATTTTGGTGATAATGAAATACGAGGTGCATTTCCCTTCTGGATGGAAGCATTCCCTCAACTTCGCGTCCTCATCTTGAGGTCTAACAAGTTGAATGGTACTATGTTGGAGGCTTCAAAGACCGAGCATCCGTTTCCAAAGTTGCAAGTCTTGGATATATCAAGAAATGCATTTGTTGGCTCTTTACCTGATAGATATTTCAAGAATTGTGAAGGTATGATAGATGCCAAGGATAATCTGACACGCGTTGGGAAGGATAGGCTCCAAACATATTTAGACTTAGGTGTCATTTTGAAGGGTTTGGATCAGGAATTGAAAAGATTGTTAGATACGTTTACAATGATTGACTTATCTTCCAATAGATTTTCCGGGAATATTCCAGTTTCCATCGGCAATCTTAATTCTCTTAGATACTTGAATTTGTCCAGTAATACTCTCACGGGAGAGATTCCTGTGTCTCTTGGGAATATAAGTATTCTTGAGTCATTGGATTTGTCATGGAACAGATTGAGTGGAAAAATTCCAAGTGATCTGACAGGTTTGACATTTCTTTCGAAATTAAACCTATCAATGAATAATTTTGTGGGGCCAATACCACAATCTAAGCAGTTTTCTACGTTTCAGAATGATTCATACATAGGAAACTTGGGATTGTGTGGAGTTCCATTGGCAAAGCAGTGTGAAACAACTGATGGAAAATCAGTGTTTCCTCCacaagaagatgatgatgatgagtcAGGATTTATAGATGGATTTGGTTGGCGAAGTGTCGTGTTAGGGTATGGATGTGGATTTGTGGTTGGAATTGGAGTTGGTTACATGATTATAAGAAGCGGAAGGCCAAGATGGTTAGTGGACTTCTTTTTTGGGGCTGGATATAGTAATAGTAAGATGAAGAGAAGAAATAGAGCAAAAGCAACAACAAGGAGAAGGTGA
- the LOC125199307 gene encoding uncharacterized protein LOC125199307 isoform X1 has protein sequence MYAMAHADNSKSNHSEQSPYLRLDPPKFNGDDPWGWTFKVDMYLDYYRMSEEQPALDWLIYQKKHKLVKSWPDFMEAVKERFDPTYHDNHLGKLCKLQQLNTVMEYQDEFERLLVKIKGVSLSENHLVSICESGFKDAIRWELHLRKPSSLCEMFALAREFEKMYDEGFK, from the exons ATGTACG CCATGGCTCATGCTGATAATTCAAAGTCCAACCATTCGGAGCAGAGCCCCTATCTTCGGCTCGATCCCCCGAAATTCAACGGAGACGACCCATGGGGATGGACTTTCAAGGTTGACATGTATTTAGACTATTACCGGATGTCGGAAGAGCAGCCAGCGCTGGATTGGctcatttaccaaaaaaaacacaaattggTAAAATCATGGCCTGATTTCATGGAAGCGGTGAAAGAGAGGTTTGATCCAACATATCATGACAATCACTTAGGGAAACTCTGCAAGCTGCAACAACTCAACACGGTGATGGAATATCAGGACGAGTTCGAGAGGCTTTTGGTCAAGATTAAGGGTGTGTCGCTATCGGAGAATCACCTCGTCTCCATATGTGAATCGGGCTTCAAAGATGCTATTCGATGGGAACTACACTTGCGAAAGCCCTCGTCCTTGTGTGAAATGTTTGCGCTTGCGCGCGAATTCGAGAAGATGTACGATGAAGGCTTCAAGTGA
- the LOC125199307 gene encoding uncharacterized protein LOC125199307 isoform X2, producing the protein MAHADNSKSNHSEQSPYLRLDPPKFNGDDPWGWTFKVDMYLDYYRMSEEQPALDWLIYQKKHKLVKSWPDFMEAVKERFDPTYHDNHLGKLCKLQQLNTVMEYQDEFERLLVKIKGVSLSENHLVSICESGFKDAIRWELHLRKPSSLCEMFALAREFEKMYDEGFK; encoded by the coding sequence ATGGCTCATGCTGATAATTCAAAGTCCAACCATTCGGAGCAGAGCCCCTATCTTCGGCTCGATCCCCCGAAATTCAACGGAGACGACCCATGGGGATGGACTTTCAAGGTTGACATGTATTTAGACTATTACCGGATGTCGGAAGAGCAGCCAGCGCTGGATTGGctcatttaccaaaaaaaacacaaattggTAAAATCATGGCCTGATTTCATGGAAGCGGTGAAAGAGAGGTTTGATCCAACATATCATGACAATCACTTAGGGAAACTCTGCAAGCTGCAACAACTCAACACGGTGATGGAATATCAGGACGAGTTCGAGAGGCTTTTGGTCAAGATTAAGGGTGTGTCGCTATCGGAGAATCACCTCGTCTCCATATGTGAATCGGGCTTCAAAGATGCTATTCGATGGGAACTACACTTGCGAAAGCCCTCGTCCTTGTGTGAAATGTTTGCGCTTGCGCGCGAATTCGAGAAGATGTACGATGAAGGCTTCAAGTGA
- the LOC125199304 gene encoding putative receptor like protein 25, whose translation MEHLPKLKVLVLKSNKCDGNLSLPSPMKLPFPLLQVLDISHNAFVGSLPERYFKNFREMIDAKQRDDTESSYEREDEQYLNFVDMIVTLKGKDQLLKRLLETFTAIDLSSNNFSGTIPHSIGNLTILKYLNLSHNSLIAHIPSSLGNMTDLESLDLSANKLDGEIPSELTRLTFLAKLNLSMNHLVGHIPQANQFSTFENDSYMGNWGLCGAPLTIKCNNGTWLQAEEEDGDDEYEFIDGFGWRCVVMGYGSGFVVGIGIGYMIIRSGRPKWLVEFFFGAGYRYKTKKRCDKAPPTRRGT comes from the coding sequence ATGGAACACCTTCCCAAGCTTAAAGTGCTAGTGTTGAAGTCTAACAAGTGTGATGGCAACTTATCACTTCCTTCACCAATGAAACTTCCATTTCCTTTGTTACAAGTTCTAGATATATCTCATAATGCATTTGTAGGCTCTCTACCTGAAAGATACTTCAAGAATTTCAGAGAAATGATAGACGCAAAGCAAAGAGATGACACAGAGAGTTCCTATGAAAGAGAAGATGAGCAGTATCTAAATTTTGTGGATATGATAGTCACCTTGAAAGGTAAGGATCAGTTGTTGAAAAGACTACTGGAAACCTTCACAGCAATTGACTTATCCTCCAATAATTTCTCCGGGACTATTCCACATTCCATAGGAAATCTTACGATTCTCAAATACTTGAACCTGTCCCATAATAGCCTCATAGCACATATACCTTCGTCTCTAGGAAACATGACTGACCTCGAATCGTTGGACTTGTCAGCAAACAAATTGGATGGAGAAATTCCAAGTGAATTGACAAGGTTGACATTTCTTGCCAAACTAAACCTTTCAATGAACCATCTTGTTGGGCATATACCTCAAGCTAATCAGTTCTCCACATTTGAGAATGATTCCTATATGGGAAATTGGGGATTGTGCGGAGCTCCGTTGACAATTAAATGCAATAATGGGACATGGTTGCaggcagaagaagaagatggagaTGATGAATATGAATTCATAGATGGATTTGGTTGGCGATGTGTTGTAATGGGATATGGAAGTGGATTCGTAGTTGGGATTGGAATTGGTTACATGATAATAAGAAGTGGAAGGCCAAAATGGTTAGTCGAATTCTTTTTCGGGGCTGGTTATAGATATAAGACGAAGAAGAGATGCGACAAAGCTCCACCAACACGAAGGGGAACTTAG